DNA from Brachyspira aalborgi:
GGAATATTATGAGATATTAAATAATCTTTAATATCGTTGACTTCATTTAAATTTAATTCTTCAAATTTACTAGTTATTTCTTCAATATTTATATTCATTTTATATTATTCCCTCTCAAAATTTATATATTAAAAATTTATATTAATTATAATTAAAGTATATAATATTTTAAAAAAATTTAAATAATTAAAAGATTATTTTATACGAAGCGATTAATCATGTTTTTGGTTTTTATTTATATAAATATTTGCATTAATAATAATTTATTAACCTTTCGGAAGCAATCTTAAAGGGTCTATAGACATTCCTAAATAAGAGATTTTAAAATATAATCGACTTTTATTTCCAATAATTTCAGAATCTCCTATATTTCCTATATAATCTCCTTTATTAACAATATCTCCAGCTTTAACTTTTATATCCGACAAATAAGCGTATGCCGTATTATAACCGTTTTTATGTTTTATAATAATTACTTTTCCAAAACCTCTTATATTATCAGAATATTCAACTATTCCGTAATCGGAAGCGACTATTTTATCTCCAGCTTTTCCAGATATAATTATTCCTCTATTTGCTAAATTATTTTCATCCGTTCCGTATTTTGAAACTATGCTTCCTCTATATGGAAAAATAAAAGAACTTTCAGGCAAATCGTCAAAGTCTGTATAAATAGTTTTTAATATTTGAACTTTTAAAGAAGCTCCAGCTTGCAAAGTATAATTATTCAAATCTTTTATATCGTTTAATTTTAATAAATCCGCCAAAACCATTTTATGATTTCTTGCAATAGAATATAAAGTATCTCCTTTTTTAACAGAATAAGAAGAATTAACCAAAGTAGTTTTTTTCTCTCTTTCCGCATAAACTTTTATTATTTCGTCAACTTTAATTATTGATTTTTCGTTTAATCCGTTTAAAGAATATATTTCTACTAAATCCATTCCTTTAGCAACCGCTATTTCGCTTAAAGTATCGCCTTTTTTAATTTTATAATCTTCAATTTTTCTATATTCTCTTTTTACTTCGTTTGATGGTTGATTTTGATTATTATTTAAATTCAAATTAACTTTATTATAAATTTTTATGCTATCGCCTATTTTTAATAAATAATTTCTATTCAAGCCGTTTAATTCTAATAATTGATTTAAAGACATTGAATTATTTGCAGCTATTGCTAAAAGCGTATCTCCTTTTTTAACTTTATAAACAGAAATTATTTTTTTATCGTCTATCGTATTATTTTTATTTTTTTTGGCATATATTTTTAATTTCTCTCCGATTTTTAATTTATATTTTAAAGGCTCTTCTATATTATTTATTCTTAAAAAATCGCTAACGGGAATATCGTTGTCGAAAGCGATTCCAAAAAGCGTATCTCCGCTTCTAACTGTGTATAATTCAAAATTATCTTCAGTTTTTTGATTGTTAATTTCTTTTTTTATATTTTCTATTGAATTTCTATTAACCGAATTATCCGAATTTTTTTCTATAGAATTTTTTTTATTTTCTTCAAACGAAACTTTTTCAATATTATTATTTGCCACTTTTAATGTTTCGCCTACTTTGAGATTATATTTATTAAAATCTTTTATATTATTTATAGCGCAGAATTCACTTGCCGACATTCCATGAGAAAATGCAATTCCTAAAATTGTATCTCCACTTTTTACTTTATAATTTTTGTAAGATTTCGATTTATCGACATCAAAAGCGTAAGATTTATTTACCGAATCAAAAACTAAACTATATTCTTTTTCTTTAACTTTAAGAGTCTCGCCAATTTTAAGATTATATTTATCAGCATCTTCTATGTTGTTCAATTTTAAAAATTCGCTTGCCGACATTCCATGCGAAAATGCAATTCCGTATAAACTATCTCCGTTTTCTACTTTATAATTTATATAATTTGCTCCAAATAAAGAATAAGATATAGATAATCCTAAAAAAATTTTAAAAATATTATTCGTTTTTATCATACCGTTTTAATTGTCTATTTCAAAAACTTCTTCAATCGGCGGGTCTGAAGGAATTATAATAACATTTGATTCTTTTACGCTCGACATTTCGGGACCTTTTTTCATTTTTTCAACAAACTCTTCTATATCTTTTTTGCTTTCCAAATATCCTATTATTTCAACCGAACCGTCATAATTATTCCAAACTTTTCCCGCGATTTTCATTTCGTCTGCGCATTTTTTAGCGTAATATCTGAAACCTACGCCTTGCACTCTTCCTCTTAATACAATATTTACTTTAAACATAATATAAATATCGGAATTTAGGATTATAGAATTTATTTTTATTAACTCTACTTATGATAATTAAAAATAAACATTATATACATTTTTTAAAATAATAGTATAATTTATTAAATTGTATAAAATTATATTTAAGGATTTTTTATGATAGATGTTAAATTAATAAGAGAAAATATAGAATTAGTAGAAGAGAATTTAAGAAAGAGAAGAAGCAAAGTTTCTTTAGATAAATTAAAATCTTTAGAAAGCGAAAGATTAAAATTATTAAAAGAAGTTGAAAACGACAGAGCGAAAAAAAACGAATCTTCAAAAAAAGTCGGAGAATGCATGAAAGCTGGAAAAAAAGAAGAAGCGGAAAAAATTAAAGAAGAAATGAAATTGTTTGTCGAATCATTAAATAAAAAAGAAGAAAAATTATCCGAACTTGAAGAGCAAGTTAATAATGAAATTCTTTATTTACCAAATATGCTTTCCGATGAAGTGCCTGAAGGAGACGATGAAAATAGCAATAAAGAAATTATAAGATGGGGAGAGCCGAAAAAATTTGATTTTGAAGTTAAAGACCATGTAGATATTGCAGTTGGACTTAATATACTAGATATTGAAAGAGCGGTTAGAATGTCAAGAACTCGTTTCTCTTTAATGAAAGGAAAAGGAGCCGCGCTTGAAAGAGCTTTAATTAATTTTATGCTCAAAAAACACACAACAGAACATGGCTACACGGAATATATTCCTCCGATTCTCGTTAATTCAAAAGCTATGACGGGAACGGGGAATTTGCCGAAGTTTGAAGAAGATTTATTTAAGACTACTGATAATCCAGCTTTATATTTAATACCTACCGCTGAAGTTCCTTTAACTAATATATATAGAGAAGAGATTATACCAGAGAGTATGCTTCCAATTTATGCCACAGCCTATACTCCTTGTTTTCGCTCGGAGGCAGGTTCTTACGGAAGAGATATGAGAGGATTGATAAGGCAGCATCAATTTGATAAAGTCGAACTTGTAAAAATATGCGCTCCCGATACTTCAAAAATGGAACATGAAAAAATGCTTAAAGACGCGGAAAGTATTTTGCAGGCTTTAGAACTTCCTTATAGAGTAGTGGTTTTATCTTCGGGAGATATTGGAAACGCCGCTTATAAAACTTTCGATTTGGAAGTTTGGCTTCCTTCACAAAACACATATAGAGAAATTTCAAGCGTAAGCAACTGTTGGGATTATCAATCTCGCCGAATGCAAATGAGAGTAAAGAGAGCAGGCAAAACAGAATTAGTTCACACTTTAAACGGAAGCGGAATAGCCGTTGGAAGAACTTGGATTGCAATTCTTGAAAATTATCAGCAGGAAGATGGAAGCGTAATAATTCCCGAAGCGTTAAGAAGTTTTACGGGATTCGATAAAATAGAAAAAGAATAAATATTAAAAAATAAATTATAGAATATAAAAATAACGCTTGAAATAATTATTTTTTATTCTATACTTGAATATATAACAATATTATATATAGTAATAAATTAATTAAAAAACAAGGAGAATAAAAATGGAATTACTAGCGTATATTTTAGTAATGGAAACAAACGATGAATTTCTTAAGGAATTATTAATGGAACTTTTTACAAAAGACGAAAGAGATATGATTTGGCAAAGGCTTAAAATAGTTACATTGCTTAAAAAGAAAATACCTCAATACGAAATCGCAAAAATATTAAACGCAAGTTTATGTTCAATTACAAGAGGAGCTAAAGAATTAAAAAAACCAAACAGCGCTTTGTCGACAATAGTCGATAAATATCTTATTAATAACGAAGAATTTCAAGAGAGTCTTAATAAATCTCTACAAAAACAATAGACTAATTTCATCCGCATAATCAAAATAGATTTTTTTTATAGATAAATATTCTTTTGAGATAATAAAATATTTTGTATGTTTATTTATTATTTCAGAATGTTTATCTATAAAATCTTCTTTAAAAAGTTTTTTATAATTTAAAAAATTTATTCCTTTTGCGGTTCTTAAAGATAAAAATATAAATTCTTTTTTTCTTGTATCGCTATCCAAATATTCTATATTTTTTACGGGCAATTTATTTTGAGATAAAACTTCCAAATAATCTTTAATATTTTTTGTATTTTCGTATCTATTATTTTTATAACAACCGAAAGCTCCCGCTCCGATTCCTAAATAATCTTTCAAATCCCAATAACCGCTATTATGAATCGATTCGTAATTAGAAAAAGCATAATTTGAAATTTCGTATCTCATAAGCCCAAAACTCTCTATAGTTTCTTTAGCCAAATTATAATAATAAACGCAATCTTCTTCTGCAGGCAAAAAATCTCGCCATTTATTTTTAAGAGAATCGTTAAGCTCTAAATAATATAAAGAAATATGTTTTATTTTAGGAAGCAAATCAAAAGCTTGCAAAATATCTTTTTTAGATTGCTCTTTATCGTTTAACGGAAGTCCGCATATAAAATCAACCGAAATATTTTCAATGTTTGATTTATTTATTAATTTCAAAGCTTCGATAATATCGTTTTTGTCGGTTTTTCTGTTAATTATTTTTAAACTCTCTTCATTGAAAGTTTGAATTCCAATCGACAATCTTATATTTTTTATTTTCGATATAACTTTTAAAGAATCTTTATTTATATCGTTAATATTAAATTCAATAGTTATTTCTTTTATTTCGTCATTATTATTTTTATTTATAACTTCAAATAATTTTTCAAAAAAATATTCTAACATTTTTGCGCCGATTATAGAAGGAGTTCCGCCTCCTATATAAATAGTTTCAATATTTTTTTTATAATCTTTTATTCTAATTTCAAGCTCTTTTATTAAAGCGTCCAAATATTTTTTATACGAATCGGGAGAGTTCATATTAACAACCGAATAAAAATTACAATAAGCGCATTTATAAACGCAAAAAGGAATGTGTATATATAACATTTAATTTAAGAAATCTTTTAAAGAGTTGTATCTTTTTGAATACATTTTTCTTAAAGCTTTTTTCTCTATTTGTCTAATTCTCTCTTTTGTGCAAGAATGCGATTTGCTTACTTCTTTAAGAGTTTTTTTCTCTTCGCCAATTCCGTATCTCGCTTTTATTATTTGTCTTTCCGTATCGTTTAAATCTTCCATAGCAATTTTTAACTCTTCGACTAACTCTTTATTTGTAAGGTTTTCTTCTACTCCGACTTCTCTGTCGTCTTCTATAATATTTGCAAGTTTTTCTTTTATTCCGTCAAAATTAAATTCTCTCTCTAAAGAAACATAATCGCTATTGGCAGCCATTACGCTCATAAGGTCTTTAGGGTCTCTCTTTAATATTTCGGATAATTGATTAACATCGGGAATATCTCCCGTTTTATAATAACTTTGATGAATAACTCTTTCCAAATCAACCAAATCTGTAGCTTTATTTAAAGGCAATCTTATCAATCTTGATTTTTCGTTTATCGCTGTTAATATGCTTTGTCTAATCCAATAAACCGCGTAAGAAATAAAATGATAACCTTTATCGGGTTCAAATCTGTCGGCTGCCATTATTAAACCTAAATTGCCTTCTTCTATTAAATCTTCTAATAAAAGTCCGCTGCTTCTATATTGTTTTGCAATAGTTATTACAAATCTTAAATTGCTTTTTATTAAAGTGGCTCTCGCTTCCATATCGCCTTCTTTTACTTTTCTCGTTAATTCTTCTTCTTCTTCGCGAGTTAAAAGCCTTTCTCTTTTAGCGTCTTCAAGATATATAGTTATATTATCGCTTTCGGCAATACGATGGTTTATATTTTTAATTTTTTTAGACGACATATTATTAACTCTCACAAATATTTATTGGCAATATCATGCACAACCGAATGATTAAAAGAATGAGACGATTTATTCGCTATTATTTTAGCTTTTATCGGTCTCGCCAATATATATAAATCTCCTATTATATCTAAAATTTTATGCCTTACAAATTCATTATCGAAATGTAGCTTCGTATTTATTACCTTTCCTTCGCATAATATTATATGGCTTCCAATCATTCCGCTTCCAGCCATTCCCATTTTTTGAGCGTAATCTATATTATCCAAAGTATTAAAACTTCTTGCCTTTCCTATATCTTCGGAAAACTGCTCGAAAGATTCAAATTTATAATCGTATTGCTGAACTCCGATACTTCCCGAAAAATCTATACGCAAATTAACTTCAAGTCCGTCATAAGGCGAAAGTATTATATAAGTTTCATTATCGTCAACTTTTCCGTAAGTTAATTCTCTATCTATAACTATAGGCTCTATATAATCTTCCTGTTCGATAAAACCCGCTTCTTTTAATGCATCGCAAAATACTAAAGCCGAACCGTCAACATTTGGAACTTCGCCATCGCATTTCACTATTAAATTTGTTATTCCCATCATATGCAATGCTGCTAAAAAATGCTCGGTTGTTTTTATATATCTATTTCCGTTTATTAAAGCCGTAGAATTAACCGCTCCCGATTTGTCTTTTGATAAAATATTTTCATGCGAAAGTTTTATATGAGTATTCGTATTTATATCTATAAAAACTATTCCCGTATTAACTTCTGCAGGAACTAAAGTCAATGCAGTTTTTCGTCCTTCCATTAATGCAAATCCGCTAACGACAACGCTTTTCGCTATCGTCCTTTGAGGAATTCTATATTTTAATTTTGATTTATTATGATTTCCATGTTCATTCAAATAATTTAAATTTTCTTCGTTTTTATTATTTTCTTTTTTATTTAAAACTTCTTCGCAACTTGAAAGCAATTTTGAAACGCTTATAGGTTTTTCTAAAAAATCGTAAGCGCCTAATTTTGTCGCTCTCACGGCAGTCTCAACTCCCGCATGCCCGCTCATCATAATCACAGTAGTTTTTGGATATTTTTCTTTTATATTTGAAAGTATATCTAAACCGTCAGTATTCGGAAGCCAAACATCTAAAAATACTAAATCAATTTTTTTTGATTCAAATATTTTTAAAGCTTCGTCATAATCTTTTGCAATATCTACATCGTAATCTTCATCTTCCAAAACATTTTTACAGGAGCTTAAAATATCTTCTTCATCGTCTATAATTAAAACTTTGTTTTTTATTTTTACGGTTTCTAAATTTTCCATATAATAATTTTAATATATTAACGATATAAAATCAATAGATATTTTATAAATTTATTGATTTTTTATATTTTAGTAGTAAAATTAACTGATAAAAACCTAATTGGAGATAATATTATGCGAAAAATAATAAATTTTAATACGAATTGGAAATTTTCTAAAGAATGGAACGATAATATAAAAAATGAATTTCTTAAAGGAGAAAATATAACTTTGCCTCATACGGTTCATGAAATTCCTTTGCATTATTTTGACGAATCTGACACTTGGCTTATTTCGGGCTATCAAAATATTTTTAATTACGACAAAGCAAAATTGAAAGATAAAAGAATACTTATAAATTTTGAAGGAGCTATGGCGGCTGCGGAATTATTTATAAACGGAAAAAGTTTTGGCGAACATAAAGGAGGATATTTGCCTTTTATACATGATATTACGGAAGCCTTGAAAGACGGAGAAAATATTATAGCGGTAAAATTAGACAGCAGAGAGAGAGAAGATATACCGCCTTTTGGAAATGAAATAGATTATTTATGCTATGGCGGAATATATAGAGAAGTTCAAATAATAATAGCGGATAATATTTCGATAGAAAAAACGATGCTCACGGCTTTATCAAATCAAAAGGTAACGGGAAAAATCAGAATAAGAAATTCAAAAAAACAAATTTCAAAAGAAACTTTATATTTTAATTTGTATAATAGAGAATATAAAATATGCGAAATAAAAAAAGAGATTCAATTAAAAGACGAATTATTTACCGACATAAATATTGATTGGAATATAGAATCCGACAGAATAGAGTTATGGGATATTGATAATCCTAGACTTTATAGACTCGATATAAGTTTAGAAAATAAAGATTCTGTTTCTTTAAATATAGGATTTAGAGATATTAAAATAACAGAAAATGGATTTTTCTTAAATGATAAAAGAATTAAATTAAGAGGATTAAACAGACATCAAAGTTTTCCTTATGTCGGATACGCTATGCCCGAAAGAATTCAAAAAAGAGATGCCGATATTCTAAAATTTGATTTGGGATTAAATATAGTTCGCTCTTCACATTATCCGCCTTCAAAACATTTTTTAGACAGATGCGATGAAATAGGTTTATTAGTTTTTGAAGAAATTCCTGGATGGCAGCATATAGGAGATAAAAATTGGCAAAAAATTTCTATAGAAAATGTTAAAGATATGATAGAAAGAGATTTTCATCATACTTCAATAATTATGTGGGGCGTGAGAATTAATGAGAGTCAAGATAATCATAGTTTTTATAAAGAAACAAATAGAGTATCTCATAAATTAGATAAAACAAGACCAACGGGCGGAGTTAGATATGTAATTGGAAGCGAGTTTCTTGAAGATGTTTTTACCGTTAATGATTTTAATTATGACGGAAAAGAGACGCCGATTAAAGCGCAGAAATTTATAACTAAATTAAATAAAAATGTTCCTTATATGATTACCGAATATAACGGACATATGTTTCCTACTAAAATGCAGGACAACGAAGAAAGATTATCGGAACATACAAAAAGACATTACGAGGTTGTCAATGCAATAGCTATCGATAATCATATTGCGGGCGGAACTGGTTGGTGCGCTTTCGATTATCATACGCATTATGATTTTGGTTCTGGCGATAGAATATGTTATCATGGCGTTTATGATATGTTTAGAAATCCAAAATTTGCATCAACCGTTTATTCTTCTCAAATGGATACAGATAAAAAAATAATATTAGAACCGATAACGATATACGCGAGAGGCGAGCGAGCGATTGGCGGAATTACTCCTTTAATGATTTCCACAAATTGCGATTATGTAGAAGTTTATTTTAAAGATATTATGATTGTAAAAGAATATCCCGCTACAAATAAATATCCTGGATTAAAACATCCTCCGATTATTATTAATATAGAGCAGAATATTCCTGGCGTAAGTTCTATGAATTGGGAAGATTTAAAAGTAATAGGTTATATAAACGGAAAAGCTGAAATTGAAAGAAAATATTTGAAAAATCCTACTTTCAAAGAATTAGAAATAACTGCGGACGATAAAGAAATTAATTCTATAAACGAAGGTTCGGCTTGGGATTCTACAAGAATAACGATTAAAGCGGTTGATTCTTGGGGAAATAGACTGCCTTATATTAACGAAGCTATTAATATAGAAGTAAAAGGAGCGGGAGAGCTTATAGGAAACGATAATCCCGTTTTAGAAGGCGGATATTATTCTTTTTGGGTAAAAACGAGCACTAAAAAAGGAATTATAAAAATAACCATTTCAAATAAGAGAGTGGAAAGTAAGAGTATAGAGATAAAGGTAAAATAGAATAAAGTAAAATAAACCTTCAAAAAATAAAGCGTCCTCCCTCCGCAACAAACGAAAGACGCCAAAATTATAGGAAATACAAAGGATTTGAGAATAATCCTCTGCATAAGAAAGATGCAATTTAAATTTTTACTTTATTATTTAATCAAAATTCTTATTCTTTTTTTTGTCGCTCTGCGCTACTTCGGTGAAAAAAGAAACAAAAAAACATTAACAATATGAATTTAAAGCTCAATATCAATGGCTTATACCATTTTTAAAAATTTCTTTATATTTAGTAACGGGAATTTTATTCCCTTATCTATAGAATATAGAATTTTATTCATATTCTTCACTTAATAACAATATTGTCATTGTGAGACATTGAAAATTCCGTAACAAAGTCGGGCAGAAGCCAAGCAATCTAAATATAGCGATTGTTTAAGCATAGTCTCTCACAATGACAAATTATAAATTTAATAACAAGGTGTTTTAACCCATGACATAAATTTGCAATTGCAAACAATGGGCTGAAGTCCGTTGTTATTTTTAAATTTGAATTACAAAAATCTAATATCAATTTAGTTAAATCTTTTTTAACTTCAATCAAATTTACTTTCGATAACTTATCAAGAAAAATTAAAAATCCTTGTTTAGTTAGAAAAAAATTTTATTCAAAAGGAATGTGCAAAATGAAACACACAAAAAACATTCTTAAATCTTTATTAATAATGGTAATGGCTTTATCGTTATTGTCGGTAAGCTGTAGCAAAGACGAAGGAAGTAAACCTACTGCTCCGTCTACTCCGATTAAAATCGATGCTGCAATTCTTGATTGAGCAATAAAATTAGCTGCAACTAAATTAGCTACAGATTCATCAACAGATAAAGTTGCATTTGACTTTAATAATTTTACTTCCACTAGCGGAACAGGTTCTGCAAGCGCTAAAGTTACTGCAGCAGTAAAAGTGGCTGATTTAAAGACAACATTAGAAAGTGATTTTAAATTAGATACTGATGATTATTCTTCTACTGCATACGCTGGAACAATTCAATACTATGATAAAACGGCAACATTAACTATTACTATTAAAGGTAATAACACTTTTGCTTCAGATGTAACACCTAAATATTCAGAAGTAGAAAAAGGTAAATCAGTTAAAACTGTAATAACTATTACTGCAGATAAAATATGGAATAATCAAAATTAAAAATTCCATTAAAGTATGGTTTTAAGCTAACTACAAAAAATAAAGATTTAAGCCAAAGCCTCTATGTTCAAAAGAGCATAGGGGTTTTATTTTTTAAATGAAGGTAATAATTTATTTTTATCTGTCAAAATTTAAATTAAATTTATAAAATTATATATGCTAATAAAATAGAGATTTAATCTAACAAATCCTATGTTAATAGTAGAAATTACAAAATAAATTATCCTAAAAATATTATATCGGTTTTTAATTCTTCCAAATTTTCTATATTAAAAACTTCTCTAATTATTTTTTTATATTTGTTTAATTGATTTTGATAAAATGCAATTTTTTTTTCGCTTTTCTTTGAAGTTTTATAATCTAAAATAAAATATTTGCCTTCGGAATTTTGAGTAATCAAATCTATTTTAGCTGGTATTATAAATATAGTTTCATTTTCTAATTTTCTGCTCTGAAATTTATGCTCTCTTGAAATAATTTTTTCGTTTCCGTTTATTATATTTTTTATATGCTCGTTTTTGATAAAATTATTAAAATATTTATCAAGCTTGTCTTTCAAATCGTTATTGTCATAATATTTATAATATTTTAAGGTATCGATTTTTAATTTTTCAATATAATTTTCTTTATCTTTCAAATATTTATCGAAATCAAAATTTTCAAATAATTCATGCATTATCGTTCCCATATTCGTTGGAGAGATTTTTATTTTCTCTTCATAATCGTTATAATCGTTTTCTTTTTCAAATTCTAAATTCGATAATTTTTTATTTAATAATTCGCCTATATCTTTAAAATTGTCTTCTTCAAAATTATTTTTTACTCCGATTTTTGAAGGAATAACATATTGAATATTATTTATTTCGTTATTTTTAATTTTATTTTCATTAACAATATTATTTGGAATATTTTTTAATTTCTCATTTATTTGAGCGATATTTTTTATATTGTTTTTTTCGTTTGATTTTATTCCTCTTCCGTAAGAATAAAAATTAACAAAATCGTTTTTTATATCTTTTATTTCAATTAATTCTTTTTGGCTTTCGCTTGAAATTTTATTATTTAATTCTTTTAATTCTGCAATATAATCGTTAATATATCCTCTATAAGTATTTTTTCCTCTGCCTTCTCCCGAAATAGTTAAATTTTCTCCCGCTCTCGTTAATGCTACATATAATAGTCTTCGCTTTTCTGACAAATCCGCAATTCTATTATATTCTTTATCTTTTTCGGATATTCTTATATTATAATCTTTAATATAATTATGCACGGGAATTTCTATAACGGGAAAATCTTCTATAAAATCAAATCTATCATTTGCAGAATTTCTATTATAACCCGCTCCCGCTAAAAATACATTCTTAAACTCCAAACCTTTAGATTTATGAATTGTCATTACCTTTACGGCTTCAACCGACAATTTAGGAACGGAAGCGTAAGAAATATCGTTTACTACGGAAGTTAATCCTATAACAAAATCGTAAACATTTTTTCCGCTCTTATCTTCAAAATCATAAGCGATTGATTTTAATTTTTCTATATTCGCATAGCATAATTCTCCGTCTTCTTTAGTCATTAAATAATTATAATAATTCGTTTCAATGCAAATAGTTTCTATAATATCGTAAGAATTAATAGTCGCGGATTTTCTCTCTAAACTATTTAACAATTCTCTATTTTTTTCAAGCTCTTTATAATATTTTTTTTCTTTCGCTATTTTGCATGCATTTTGATAATTCTCTGAATATAAAGAACTTAAAGAAAAATAATCTTTTAAATCCAACATTTCAGATAATAAAGAATTTGAAAAATCGGATAAATCGCCAATATTGATATCAAAAAATTTTTCTCTCAATAATTTAGGCAAAACGGAATAATCTTTTAATATCAAATATTTTAAAAATAAAATTATATTTTCTATTTCCTCTCTCGCATAAAAACCGTTTCCGCCATCCACATAATATGGAATTTTTAAATCCGATAAAGCCTCCAAATAAATATTTAATCTCGTAAAAGTTTGAAGTAAAATAACGGTTTCTTTATATTCTTCTTTTTTGTAATTTTTATTTATATAATTTGCAATAGAATAGGCTTCTAATTTAGTTTTTGAATCTATATCTAATTTTTTATCTTCTTCTTCAAAATTATTATTTAATACAAATAAAGAAACGGATTTTTGTTCAGTTTTTTTATTATATAAAATATTATCGCCTTCTTTATATTTTACCAAATCATCGTCAAAAAAAACGACTTCTTTAAAAAAGCGATTAAAAAATTCTATAAGCATTGAATTGCTTCTATAATTATTTTTTAAGTCAATCAAATAATCTTTAAATGAATTTTGAATATTAGTAAATATATTTAAGTTGGCGTTTCTAAATCTGTATATCGATTGTTTTCTATCGCCTACAATTAATATTTTTTTATTTATTTTATCTAATTCTTTTATATCGTTTTCGTTTATATCTCTTTTTCCAAATACGATTAAATTTATAAAAGAAAATTGAAGTTTGCTCGTATCTTGAGCTTCGTCAAGTATCAAAGCTTTTATATTATCTCTTATCTCTTTAGATATTTTTTTATTTTCTAAAGATTCTATAGCTTTTGACATAATATCTTCATGAGAATAAATGCCGTTTTCTTTTTTTATTTTTTCAAATTTATTAAATGTTTCTTTTATAAATTCTATAATTTCAATATAATTATCTTTATTATAAATCGCTTCAATATATTTAATCATTAAACTGCAATAATTATTTAAATTGTATAATATATTTTTTAATTCTTCGGCTTTAGTATTTCCAAGTTTTGCAGTTGAAACTTCAATTAAAGAATCTCTTATATTTTCAAAATTCGCATAATTCAAATTTTTTACATTATCTTTTTTTTCTATATTATTTATGCATTCTAATAATTTTGTTATTTTATATTTGCATTTATTTATGGTTGTATTTTCTTTTGTGTTATCGTTCATTACTTCGTTTGAATAA
Protein-coding regions in this window:
- a CDS encoding glycoside hydrolase family 2 protein → MRKIINFNTNWKFSKEWNDNIKNEFLKGENITLPHTVHEIPLHYFDESDTWLISGYQNIFNYDKAKLKDKRILINFEGAMAAAELFINGKSFGEHKGGYLPFIHDITEALKDGENIIAVKLDSREREDIPPFGNEIDYLCYGGIYREVQIIIADNISIEKTMLTALSNQKVTGKIRIRNSKKQISKETLYFNLYNREYKICEIKKEIQLKDELFTDINIDWNIESDRIELWDIDNPRLYRLDISLENKDSVSLNIGFRDIKITENGFFLNDKRIKLRGLNRHQSFPYVGYAMPERIQKRDADILKFDLGLNIVRSSHYPPSKHFLDRCDEIGLLVFEEIPGWQHIGDKNWQKISIENVKDMIERDFHHTSIIMWGVRINESQDNHSFYKETNRVSHKLDKTRPTGGVRYVIGSEFLEDVFTVNDFNYDGKETPIKAQKFITKLNKNVPYMITEYNGHMFPTKMQDNEERLSEHTKRHYEVVNAIAIDNHIAGGTGWCAFDYHTHYDFGSGDRICYHGVYDMFRNPKFASTVYSSQMDTDKKIILEPITIYARGERAIGGITPLMISTNCDYVEVYFKDIMIVKEYPATNKYPGLKHPPIIINIEQNIPGVSSMNWEDLKVIGYINGKAEIERKYLKNPTFKELEITADDKEINSINEGSAWDSTRITIKAVDSWGNRLPYINEAINIEVKGAGELIGNDNPVLEGGYYSFWVKTSTKKGIIKITISNKRVESKSIEIKVK
- the lpxC gene encoding UDP-3-O-acyl-N-acetylglucosamine deacetylase; the encoded protein is MENLETVKIKNKVLIIDDEEDILSSCKNVLEDEDYDVDIAKDYDEALKIFESKKIDLVFLDVWLPNTDGLDILSNIKEKYPKTTVIMMSGHAGVETAVRATKLGAYDFLEKPISVSKLLSSCEEVLNKKENNKNEENLNYLNEHGNHNKSKLKYRIPQRTIAKSVVVSGFALMEGRKTALTLVPAEVNTGIVFIDINTNTHIKLSHENILSKDKSGAVNSTALINGNRYIKTTEHFLAALHMMGITNLIVKCDGEVPNVDGSALVFCDALKEAGFIEQEDYIEPIVIDRELTYGKVDDNETYIILSPYDGLEVNLRIDFSGSIGVQQYDYKFESFEQFSEDIGKARSFNTLDNIDYAQKMGMAGSGMIGSHIILCEGKVINTKLHFDNEFVRHKILDIIGDLYILARPIKAKIIANKSSHSFNHSVVHDIANKYL